In Fluviispira sanaruensis, a genomic segment contains:
- a CDS encoding substrate-binding domain-containing protein, giving the protein MLKNTFAKCIRFLCIFLIMFLASFDIKAGEWKGPVDGPKAMKSKYVVFVASDFKNGGVLGVYKAVENAADEIGWKVKTFDGEGNPDRLRKGLSDTVNSKPDGIILGGFQPDDYRDILVLARKAKIPVVGWHASENPGPYYDLFVNISTDPIVVAKMATDYIINSGKDKIGVIIFNDSRFAVANAKTEQMKDTLIKCEKCKLLSIEDIPLSKADVLVPEAVPRLIAKYGMEWTFTLAINDYYFIKMDGPLKSNKRTDIINVAAGDGSLKAFKRIKSADSQQQATIGEPLNAQGWQIIDELNRAFSGEKPSGYVSEPILFSSETLKKIVGLEGLEVNSNYKDAYLKIWNKK; this is encoded by the coding sequence ATGTTGAAGAATACATTTGCTAAGTGCATTCGCTTCTTGTGCATCTTTTTAATAATGTTTTTAGCGTCTTTTGATATCAAAGCAGGAGAGTGGAAAGGCCCTGTCGATGGCCCGAAAGCAATGAAGTCTAAATATGTTGTATTTGTGGCCTCTGACTTTAAAAATGGGGGGGTTTTAGGGGTTTACAAGGCTGTTGAAAATGCTGCAGATGAAATTGGCTGGAAAGTAAAAACCTTCGATGGCGAAGGCAATCCAGATAGATTGCGCAAGGGATTATCAGATACTGTTAATTCTAAACCAGACGGAATTATTTTAGGCGGTTTTCAGCCAGATGATTATAGAGATATTTTAGTTCTAGCCCGGAAAGCAAAAATACCCGTAGTCGGTTGGCATGCATCTGAAAATCCAGGGCCTTATTATGATTTATTTGTAAATATTTCTACAGATCCCATTGTTGTAGCTAAAATGGCTACAGATTATATAATCAATTCTGGAAAAGATAAAATTGGGGTGATTATTTTTAATGATAGCCGTTTTGCTGTGGCAAATGCAAAAACGGAACAAATGAAAGACACCTTGATTAAGTGTGAAAAATGCAAACTATTATCGATTGAAGACATTCCTCTTTCTAAAGCAGATGTCCTTGTACCGGAAGCTGTTCCACGTTTAATTGCAAAATATGGTATGGAATGGACCTTTACTTTGGCAATTAATGATTACTACTTTATAAAAATGGATGGTCCTCTAAAAAGTAACAAAAGAACGGATATAATCAACGTTGCTGCAGGGGATGGTTCATTAAAAGCATTTAAGAGAATTAAATCCGCTGATTCACAGCAGCAAGCAACAATTGGTGAACCATTAAATGCACAAGGATGGCAAATTATTGATGAGTTAAATAGAGCTTTTTCAGGTGAAAAACCCAGTGGTTATGTATCTGAGCCTATCTTATTTTCTTCTGAAACACTCAAAAAAATAGTTGGTCTCGAAGGTTTGGAAGTGAATTCAAATTATAAAGATGCATATCTAAAAATATGGAATAAAAAATGA
- the metB gene encoding cystathionine gamma-synthase gives MNTQLVTNCVRAGIESDSQYGSVIPPLYLSANYAFEEIGKRREYDYTRSGNPTRNLLAEAINQLEGGYGAVVTSSGLSAINLLLQVLKQGDLVVAPHDCYGGTWRLLNALKEKEQINVIFVDQHDPDEFKKALELKPKQVWIETPSNPLLRIVDIEKVADLAHKVGAKVIADNTFLSPLGQSPLKLGADYVIHSTTKYLNGHSDVVGGCAVAKAQDDFEKLVWWANASGLTGAPFDSWLTLRGLRTLEVRIKKQQESAFKIAEYLNEQPKIKKVYYPGLKCHKDHLIAKKQQNGFGAMLSFEIEGGFQELKEFVAKLKYFSLAESLGGIESLIAHPASMTHASMSEEARRSAGIQETLLRLSIGIEDCEDLLQDIKEAL, from the coding sequence ATGAATACTCAGTTGGTAACGAATTGTGTTCGTGCAGGAATAGAATCAGACTCCCAATATGGATCCGTTATACCACCACTTTATTTATCAGCAAACTATGCTTTCGAAGAAATTGGTAAAAGAAGAGAATATGATTATACGCGGAGTGGCAATCCAACTCGAAATTTATTGGCAGAAGCGATCAATCAGCTTGAGGGTGGCTATGGTGCTGTGGTGACTTCTTCAGGTTTGTCAGCGATCAATTTGCTTTTACAAGTTTTAAAGCAAGGTGATCTCGTTGTAGCACCACATGATTGTTATGGTGGAACTTGGCGACTCCTCAATGCGTTGAAAGAAAAAGAGCAAATAAATGTTATTTTTGTAGATCAACACGATCCTGATGAATTTAAAAAAGCGCTTGAGCTCAAACCCAAGCAGGTTTGGATTGAAACTCCCAGCAATCCTTTATTAAGAATTGTTGATATTGAAAAAGTAGCTGATTTGGCTCATAAAGTTGGAGCAAAAGTCATCGCAGATAATACTTTTCTTTCACCTTTGGGCCAGAGCCCTCTTAAATTGGGCGCTGATTATGTTATTCATTCGACTACAAAATATTTAAATGGACACAGTGATGTTGTTGGAGGCTGTGCCGTTGCAAAAGCTCAAGATGATTTTGAAAAATTAGTTTGGTGGGCGAATGCTTCAGGCTTAACAGGCGCTCCTTTTGACAGCTGGCTTACGTTGAGAGGTTTACGGACACTTGAAGTGAGAATTAAAAAGCAACAGGAAAGCGCTTTTAAAATAGCTGAATATTTAAATGAACAGCCTAAAATTAAAAAAGTTTATTATCCAGGACTCAAATGTCATAAAGATCATTTGATCGCAAAAAAACAACAAAATGGCTTTGGAGCCATGCTCAGTTTTGAAATTGAAGGGGGATTTCAAGAACTCAAAGAATTTGTTGCAAAACTTAAATATTTTTCTTTGGCAGAGTCTTTGGGGGGGATTGAAAGTCTAATAGCTCATCCTGCAAGCATGACTCATGCATCTATGTCAGAAGAAGCAAGAAGAAGTGCTGGCATTCAAGAGACGCTTTTGCGCCTGTCCATTGGCATTGAAGACTGCGAAGATTTATTACAAGATATCAAAGAAGCTTTATAA
- the proC gene encoding pyrroline-5-carboxylate reductase produces MLNSLSGKIVVIGFGNMGKALVRGLQSRKHVSEIFVCDKFPLDPLEKSPEGIDLKKITYFSYNDIEKIDNKLRLKTGDTILLCVKPQNFLEAVERWKPILLGGESFPLVISILAGVPTQLIHKYFSYECPVVRCMPNIASTVDCSASVLCGSKKTSMQNIELAKHIFESVGKTWIVQEEQLDAVTGLSGSGPAYIYMIIEAMSDGGVKMGLSRQLSLELATQTVLGAAKLVQETGLHPAILRDQVTTPGGTTISAIHELEKHGLRPMLISAVVTATEKSASLAQLVEGKIVQNNS; encoded by the coding sequence GTGTTAAATAGCCTTTCTGGTAAAATAGTTGTGATAGGTTTTGGAAATATGGGGAAAGCTCTCGTGCGAGGCTTGCAAAGTCGTAAGCATGTCAGTGAAATTTTTGTCTGCGACAAATTTCCCTTGGATCCTTTGGAGAAATCCCCTGAAGGGATCGATTTAAAAAAAATCACATATTTTAGTTATAATGATATTGAAAAAATCGATAACAAATTACGTTTAAAGACAGGCGATACCATCCTTCTGTGTGTGAAACCACAAAATTTTCTGGAAGCAGTTGAGCGCTGGAAACCCATATTACTTGGCGGGGAATCTTTTCCGCTGGTTATTTCAATTTTAGCAGGCGTGCCAACACAACTTATTCATAAATACTTTTCCTACGAATGCCCTGTGGTACGTTGTATGCCAAATATTGCTTCAACAGTGGATTGCTCAGCTAGCGTATTATGTGGGAGTAAGAAAACTTCTATGCAAAATATTGAACTAGCAAAACATATTTTTGAATCTGTAGGCAAAACGTGGATTGTGCAAGAAGAGCAACTCGATGCTGTCACTGGCCTCAGTGGCAGTGGACCTGCCTATATTTATATGATTATCGAAGCAATGTCCGACGGAGGAGTCAAAATGGGGCTGTCCCGTCAACTTTCACTCGAACTTGCGACCCAAACGGTTCTTGGTGCCGCAAAACTTGTGCAAGAAACCGGTTTACATCCGGCTATTCTCAGAGATCAAGTCACAACCCCTGGTGGAACGACCATCAGTGCGATTCATGAATTAGAAAAGCATGGGCTGAGACCCATGCTCATATCTGCTGTAGTCACTGCAACTGAAAAAAGTGCTTCTCTAGCGCAGCTAGTCGAAGGGAAAATTGTACAAAATAATTCTTAA
- a CDS encoding SCO family protein has protein sequence MFLKKLRLIKFFTYFLFLSFTFISSAKSSNINKQINENPTEDEIFEKLNSKLDLNLTFTNQNGKKESLKEILADKKILILTLNYFSCTTMCTFQFLNLSKALQKMNWPIGKGFKIATISFDPKDTIENSKLLKENWSPKTGQKNAQWDFYVSTQENILSLTKQLNFYYKPDPEGETYSHVGALYFIKPDGTFYRYLYGISYEAEDIKHALIDTSDGDLGTFLEKLPLKFKKYQPKIGKYAPN, from the coding sequence ATGTTTTTAAAAAAATTAAGACTCATCAAGTTTTTTACATATTTCCTTTTTTTATCTTTTACTTTTATATCTAGCGCAAAATCTTCTAATATAAATAAACAGATAAATGAAAATCCTACTGAGGATGAAATATTTGAAAAGTTAAATTCAAAATTAGATTTAAATCTAACTTTCACAAATCAAAATGGTAAAAAAGAAAGTTTAAAAGAAATATTGGCAGATAAAAAAATACTTATTTTAACATTAAATTATTTTAGCTGCACAACTATGTGTACTTTTCAATTTCTTAATTTATCTAAAGCTCTCCAAAAAATGAATTGGCCCATTGGCAAAGGATTTAAAATAGCTACAATAAGTTTTGACCCGAAAGATACCATTGAAAATTCTAAACTATTAAAAGAAAATTGGTCTCCGAAAACAGGGCAAAAAAATGCTCAATGGGATTTTTATGTCAGTACCCAAGAAAATATTCTCTCACTAACGAAACAATTAAATTTTTATTATAAACCAGACCCAGAAGGAGAAACTTATTCTCACGTAGGAGCTCTCTATTTTATAAAACCCGATGGCACTTTTTATCGCTATCTTTATGGAATTTCTTACGAAGCAGAAGATATTAAACATGCTCTCATCGACACATCTGATGGAGATTTAGGCACTTTTCTTGAAAAACTGCCCCTAAAATTCAAAAAATACCAGCCAAAAATTGGAAAATACGCTCCGAATTAA
- a CDS encoding substrate-binding periplasmic protein — protein sequence MIKFFTLLFYLLYTSLASGQSLEKIRSDALIKVCTAGGFVPFSSYSNKGWEGFDIDMMKDFAEYLKADIEIINYNIDGIIPALSANKCNLISTGLVITEKRKKSVLFSGSYFKSNVIFLFKNDNKVLNNIKSAAKLNNPLFKIGVKIGTTNDFYATEHLQKSHIFKYNEYGDLVNSVRNNKVDAIIIDSIYGKFIEKKFPGIFRYKNTQAQDQHFAVAARNADKDLVEEFNKFLKEWKSSGKYELVYKKYF from the coding sequence ATGATTAAATTTTTCACCCTCTTGTTTTATTTACTTTATACAAGCCTTGCTTCAGGCCAAAGTTTAGAAAAAATAAGAAGTGATGCTCTTATTAAGGTTTGCACAGCAGGAGGGTTTGTTCCTTTTTCGTCATATTCAAATAAAGGCTGGGAAGGCTTTGATATTGATATGATGAAAGATTTTGCAGAATATCTGAAAGCAGATATCGAAATTATCAATTATAATATCGATGGAATTATACCTGCTTTGAGTGCAAATAAATGTAATTTAATTTCAACAGGACTTGTTATTACAGAAAAAAGGAAAAAGTCAGTTCTTTTTAGTGGTTCTTATTTTAAGAGTAATGTTATATTTTTATTCAAAAATGACAATAAAGTTTTAAATAATATAAAAAGTGCAGCTAAATTAAATAATCCATTATTTAAAATTGGAGTAAAAATAGGAACAACAAATGATTTTTATGCAACGGAACATTTACAAAAAAGCCATATTTTCAAATATAATGAATACGGTGATCTTGTAAATTCTGTTCGTAATAACAAAGTCGATGCTATTATTATAGATTCAATTTATGGCAAATTTATTGAAAAAAAATTTCCTGGAATTTTCCGATATAAAAATACGCAAGCACAAGATCAGCATTTTGCAGTTGCAGCACGTAATGCGGATAAAGATCTCGTAGAGGAATTCAATAAATTTTTAAAAGAATGGAAATCTTCTGGAAAATATGAATTAGTGTATAAAAAATATTTTTGA
- the fusA gene encoding elongation factor G: MSQDLSKYRNIGIMAHIDAGKTTTSERILYYTGRSHKLGEVHEGTATMDWMVQEQERGITITSAATTTFWKDHRINLIDTPGHVDFTVEVERSLRVLDGAVAVFDGANGVEPQSETVWRQADRYHVPRIAFLNKMDKVGADQDMCIQSMRDKLNANVAFAQLPIGKEGSFSGMIDLVEMRAFIWVNDDKDTTPLIKEIPEDMLDDAQIYQQELIENLADFDDTLAEAVLSDSKPTVAQIKNALRNSVINMKIVPVFVGSSFRNKGIQPLLDAVVDYLPSPVDLPPVEGVEIEGVVKASKRAPSEEEPFSGIVFKIMTDPFVGALFFMRIYSGSIKTGDAMHNTLKNKKERVTKILRMHANDREELQTAAAGEIVAVVGLKFATTGDTLCDPHAHIAYEAMRFPDPVISLAIEPKSSGDLDKLNQSLNRLAQEDPSLRVSTSEETGQVLISGMGELHLQIIADRLLREFKVNANVGNPQVSYRECISIAAKGSDTFSRAIQNKTFSAKVTVEIEPNNAKTSVEINVPAKAQVPANIVAAIKESLQGAVGSGSLCGYPLVNLKVNVTDYSYDPQAVDEVVYKVAASNALRAALTAAKPVMMEPIMQVEVVVPPDFSGTIVSDVNSRRGHISGLDNRGHLQVVHANIPLSELFGYETDIRSLSQGRASSSMQFLRYETLPKNLQDKILGN, from the coding sequence ATGTCGCAAGATCTCAGCAAATATCGCAATATTGGTATTATGGCTCACATTGACGCAGGGAAAACAACCACCTCTGAGCGCATTCTCTACTACACAGGCCGCAGTCACAAACTCGGTGAAGTTCATGAAGGTACGGCCACAATGGACTGGATGGTGCAGGAGCAAGAACGTGGAATTACAATTACCTCTGCTGCAACAACGACATTTTGGAAAGATCATAGAATCAATCTTATCGACACCCCTGGCCATGTTGACTTTACAGTAGAAGTCGAACGTTCTCTGCGTGTGCTTGACGGAGCTGTGGCAGTATTTGATGGCGCCAATGGCGTTGAACCACAATCGGAAACTGTTTGGCGCCAGGCGGATAGATATCATGTCCCTCGCATCGCATTTTTAAATAAAATGGATAAAGTGGGCGCAGACCAAGACATGTGCATTCAATCCATGCGCGATAAACTCAATGCCAATGTTGCCTTTGCTCAACTTCCTATTGGAAAAGAAGGCTCTTTTTCGGGCATGATTGACCTTGTCGAAATGCGAGCCTTTATCTGGGTGAACGACGACAAAGACACAACCCCACTTATAAAAGAAATCCCAGAAGATATGCTTGATGACGCTCAAATATATCAACAAGAACTCATAGAAAATCTGGCCGACTTCGATGACACTCTAGCCGAAGCCGTCTTATCGGATAGCAAACCCACAGTCGCGCAGATTAAAAATGCTTTGCGCAATTCTGTCATCAACATGAAAATTGTTCCTGTTTTCGTTGGTTCATCCTTTAGAAATAAAGGTATTCAACCACTGCTCGATGCCGTTGTGGATTACCTTCCCTCACCTGTCGATCTGCCGCCAGTTGAAGGCGTTGAGATTGAAGGTGTCGTTAAAGCAAGCAAACGCGCGCCAAGTGAAGAGGAGCCTTTTTCAGGCATTGTCTTTAAAATCATGACTGACCCATTTGTCGGTGCATTATTTTTTATGCGCATATATTCAGGCTCCATAAAAACGGGCGATGCCATGCACAATACTTTAAAGAATAAAAAAGAACGTGTGACAAAAATACTACGTATGCATGCAAATGATCGTGAAGAATTACAAACAGCCGCTGCGGGAGAGATTGTTGCTGTCGTGGGTCTTAAGTTTGCCACAACTGGAGACACCTTGTGTGACCCACATGCACATATTGCATATGAAGCTATGCGCTTTCCAGATCCTGTGATTTCGCTTGCTATTGAACCCAAAAGCAGTGGAGATTTAGATAAATTAAATCAAAGTCTCAATCGCTTGGCACAGGAAGATCCGTCTTTACGTGTTTCAACGAGCGAAGAAACGGGCCAAGTTCTTATCTCCGGCATGGGTGAATTGCATTTGCAAATTATTGCAGACCGTTTGTTAAGAGAATTTAAAGTCAATGCAAATGTTGGTAATCCTCAAGTTTCATATAGAGAATGTATTTCAATTGCGGCAAAAGGCAGCGATACTTTTTCACGAGCAATTCAAAATAAAACTTTCTCAGCTAAGGTAACAGTAGAAATTGAACCTAATAATGCAAAAACAAGTGTTGAAATCAATGTTCCCGCAAAAGCACAGGTACCAGCGAATATTGTTGCTGCCATCAAAGAATCTTTACAGGGCGCTGTCGGCAGTGGATCACTCTGTGGTTATCCACTTGTTAACTTAAAAGTGAACGTAACGGATTACTCATATGACCCTCAAGCTGTTGATGAAGTCGTCTATAAAGTTGCGGCGAGTAATGCTCTCAGAGCTGCTCTCACTGCAGCAAAACCCGTTATGATGGAACCTATTATGCAGGTAGAAGTTGTTGTCCCACCTGATTTTAGTGGCACAATTGTTTCGGATGTAAACAGTCGACGAGGACATATTTCTGGTCTTGACAACCGTGGGCATTTACAAGTTGTTCATGCCAATATTCCACTTTCAGAACTTTTTGGTTATGAAACAGACATTCGCTCCCTCTCGCAAGGAAGAGCAAGCAGTTCTATGCAGTTTTTACGTTACGAAACTTTACCAAAAAATTTACAAGATAAAATACTTGGTAATTGA
- a CDS encoding c-type cytochrome, with product MKIVMINLFSIFLLIVTFQARAKEGKVTPALTQGEKIYVENCNMCHGKTGDGNGPVGKNLAPKPKHLKAYNAKQIIKILTDGNVSMMAHFKDSLSKAQKEAVAQYCEKTFSDK from the coding sequence ATGAAAATTGTTATGATAAATTTATTTTCTATTTTTTTATTAATTGTCACTTTTCAAGCTAGAGCAAAAGAAGGTAAAGTCACTCCCGCATTAACCCAAGGAGAAAAAATATACGTTGAAAACTGTAATATGTGCCATGGCAAAACTGGAGATGGCAATGGACCAGTTGGAAAAAACTTAGCTCCAAAGCCAAAACATTTAAAAGCATATAATGCTAAACAGATCATAAAAATTTTAACGGATGGGAATGTTTCAATGATGGCGCATTTTAAAGATAGTTTAAGTAAAGCTCAAAAAGAAGCCGTTGCTCAATATTGCGAAAAAACTTTTTCAGACAAATAG